A genome region from Natronobeatus ordinarius includes the following:
- a CDS encoding M20/M25/M40 family metallo-hydrolase: protein MDRDARSFLTELLETPSPAGFETRGQRVWLEYVSAFADETWTDDYGNAVAVSRGEPDAPEVVLTGHADEIGFVVQSIDDDGFVRPGRIGGSDATVSRGQHVTIHADDGPVEGVVGQTAIHLREENGEPEVTDLWIDIGAADGEDAHERLEVGDPITFSSTYTWLTEDRLAGRGLDNRVGTWAAAEGLRRAVEAETDATVYAVSTIQEELGGQGARMIGFDLEPDAVVAVDVGHALDYPSAPSEKGSDVELGGGPVVARGSTNHPVLCRAVREAARDAEIEIQLEALGVATGTDADRFFTARGGIPSQVVSVPNRYMHTPVEAIDVGDLENVAALLGAFGATAHEYAPFAVDV from the coding sequence ATGGATCGCGACGCACGATCGTTCCTGACGGAGCTGCTCGAGACGCCTTCCCCCGCGGGGTTCGAGACGCGGGGCCAGCGCGTCTGGCTCGAGTACGTCTCGGCGTTCGCCGACGAGACGTGGACCGACGACTACGGCAACGCCGTCGCCGTCTCGAGAGGCGAGCCCGACGCACCGGAGGTCGTCCTGACGGGGCACGCCGACGAGATCGGATTTGTCGTGCAGTCGATCGACGACGACGGCTTCGTTCGGCCGGGACGGATCGGCGGCTCGGACGCAACTGTTTCGCGGGGTCAGCACGTGACGATTCACGCCGACGACGGACCCGTCGAGGGCGTCGTCGGCCAGACGGCGATCCACCTCCGGGAGGAAAACGGCGAGCCCGAGGTCACGGACCTCTGGATCGATATCGGTGCCGCGGACGGCGAGGACGCCCACGAACGACTCGAGGTCGGCGACCCGATCACGTTCTCCTCGACGTACACCTGGCTCACCGAGGACCGACTCGCGGGCCGCGGGCTCGACAACCGGGTGGGGACGTGGGCCGCGGCCGAGGGACTGCGCCGCGCGGTCGAGGCAGAGACCGACGCGACGGTGTACGCCGTCAGCACGATCCAGGAGGAACTCGGCGGCCAGGGCGCGCGGATGATCGGCTTCGACCTCGAGCCGGACGCCGTCGTCGCCGTCGACGTCGGCCACGCCCTCGACTATCCGAGCGCACCGAGCGAGAAGGGCAGCGACGTCGAACTCGGCGGCGGTCCCGTCGTCGCTCGCGGGAGCACCAACCACCCCGTGCTCTGTCGAGCCGTCCGCGAGGCGGCGCGCGACGCGGAGATCGAGATCCAGCTCGAGGCGCTGGGCGTCGCCACGGGGACCGACGCCGATCGGTTTTTCACTGCCCGCGGTGGCATCCCCTCGCAGGTGGTCAGCGTCCCGAACCGGTACATGCACACGCCCGTAGAGGCGATCGACGTCGGCGACCTCGAGAACGTCGCCGCGCTCCTCGGGGCGTTTGGCGCGACGGCTCACGAGTACGCCCCGTTCGCAGTCGACGTGTAA
- a CDS encoding DUF3179 domain-containing protein produces MYSPSRRELLATVALAGGTAIAGCLDAASSGSPTSAESAVGESDHPSCEPARPEADGGDPVPIVDRSLPQEYEFDELLEASLDGGPGPDGIPSIDDPVFAPAGEPPENLADGDPVFGVVLDGVAKAYPQYVFVWHEIVNDVVGDESVAVTYCPLTGTAQGFYRGDATFGVSGELINSNLVMFDRETESWWPQMLAQGITDEHEGAFLGEFQVTWSTWGQWRDRHPGTVVLTEETRYVRDYGSDPYGGYNPTSGYYSPDDENTLFPPLATDDRFAPKEAVIGARTADGAAAVPKDRLREAGLLEWSMEDEPYLAVFDPALETGHVYRNPDGLELEFDDGAVVVDGDGFPPDDLPLDCELGVDAMWFAWYGYYPSTEVVE; encoded by the coding sequence ATGTACAGCCCCTCGAGACGCGAGCTTCTCGCAACCGTCGCCCTCGCCGGTGGCACGGCGATCGCTGGCTGTCTCGACGCGGCGTCGAGCGGCTCGCCGACGTCGGCGGAGTCTGCGGTGGGGGAGTCAGACCACCCGAGCTGTGAACCGGCACGGCCCGAAGCCGACGGGGGCGACCCGGTGCCGATCGTGGATCGGTCGCTCCCCCAGGAGTACGAGTTCGACGAGTTACTCGAGGCCTCGCTCGATGGGGGTCCGGGACCGGACGGCATCCCGTCGATCGACGATCCCGTCTTCGCGCCGGCCGGCGAGCCGCCCGAGAATCTCGCCGACGGCGACCCCGTCTTCGGCGTCGTTCTCGACGGGGTGGCGAAGGCGTACCCGCAGTACGTGTTCGTCTGGCACGAGATCGTCAACGACGTTGTGGGCGATGAGTCGGTCGCGGTCACCTACTGCCCGCTGACCGGGACGGCCCAGGGCTTCTACCGCGGCGACGCCACCTTCGGCGTCTCGGGGGAGCTGATCAACAGCAACCTCGTCATGTTCGACCGCGAGACCGAAAGCTGGTGGCCACAGATGCTCGCCCAGGGGATCACCGACGAGCACGAGGGTGCGTTTCTGGGAGAGTTTCAGGTCACCTGGAGCACCTGGGGACAGTGGCGCGATCGCCACCCCGGGACGGTCGTGCTCACCGAAGAGACGAGGTACGTACGCGACTACGGGAGCGACCCCTACGGCGGCTACAATCCGACGAGCGGCTACTACAGCCCCGACGACGAGAACACGCTGTTCCCGCCGCTCGCGACCGACGATCGGTTCGCGCCGAAGGAGGCCGTCATTGGCGCCCGGACCGCGGACGGAGCGGCGGCCGTCCCGAAGGATCGGCTCCGGGAGGCGGGACTCCTCGAGTGGTCGATGGAGGACGAACCGTACCTCGCGGTCTTCGATCCGGCGCTCGAGACGGGCCACGTCTACCGAAATCCCGACGGGCTGGAACTCGAGTTCGACGACGGGGCCGTCGTGGTCGACGGCGACGGGTTCCCCCCGGACGACCTCCCGCTCGACTGTGAACTCGGGGTCGACGCGATGTGGTTCGCCTGGTACGGCTACTACCCCTCGACGGAGGTCGTCGAATGA
- the purF gene encoding amidophosphoribosyltransferase — protein MTEKCGVVGVSLAGRDAARPLYYALYALQHRGQESAGIVTHDGFQQHSHVDMGLVGDVFDETDLETLNGSAGIGHVRYPTAGSLDTSCAQPFSVSFKSGSLGLSHNGNLVNADEIRDELAAYGHAFTSDGDTEVIAHELARNLLEEDLIRAVKRTMQRIHGSYSLTIAHDDTVLGVRDPQGNRPLCIGKVEDGYILASESAAIDTLDGELVRDVRPGELVLLEKDGQGFESYQLIEPKGTAHCFFEHVYFARPDSVIDGSLVYEVRRELGRKLWEESGVETDVVMPVPDSGRSFASGYAEAADETTADGEPRPEGDQGVEFAEGLMKNRYVGRTFIMPTQDERERAVRLKLNPIKSTVEGKTVTIIDDSIVRGTTSIQLVDLLKDCGAEEVHLRIGAPPIVAPCYMGIDMATREELIAAGKTVEEIREVVDADSLAYLSIDAVADALEAERLDLCLGCVTGEYPYDIEGEASDRDVTRPEIDGPVPSADD, from the coding sequence ATGACCGAAAAGTGTGGCGTCGTCGGCGTCTCACTGGCCGGTCGCGACGCGGCACGACCGTTGTACTACGCGCTCTATGCGCTCCAGCACCGCGGCCAGGAGTCCGCGGGAATCGTCACCCACGACGGGTTTCAGCAGCACAGCCACGTCGACATGGGGCTGGTCGGCGACGTCTTCGACGAGACTGACCTCGAGACGCTCAACGGCTCGGCGGGGATTGGCCACGTCCGGTACCCCACCGCAGGGAGTCTCGACACCTCGTGTGCCCAGCCGTTCTCGGTGTCGTTCAAGAGCGGTTCGCTCGGGCTGAGCCACAACGGCAATCTCGTCAACGCCGACGAGATCCGCGACGAGCTCGCCGCCTACGGGCACGCGTTCACGAGCGACGGCGACACCGAGGTCATCGCCCACGAGCTCGCGCGCAACTTACTCGAGGAGGATCTGATCCGTGCGGTCAAGCGGACGATGCAGCGGATCCACGGCTCGTACTCGCTGACGATCGCCCACGACGACACCGTTCTCGGCGTCCGTGACCCACAGGGGAACCGTCCGCTCTGTATTGGGAAAGTCGAGGACGGCTACATCCTCGCCTCTGAGTCGGCCGCGATCGACACGCTCGACGGCGAACTCGTCAGAGACGTCCGCCCCGGCGAACTCGTTCTCCTCGAGAAAGACGGCCAGGGCTTCGAGTCCTACCAGCTGATCGAGCCCAAGGGAACGGCTCACTGTTTCTTCGAGCACGTCTACTTCGCCCGGCCGGACTCGGTGATCGACGGCAGCCTGGTCTACGAGGTTCGCCGAGAACTCGGCCGCAAGCTCTGGGAGGAAAGCGGCGTCGAGACCGACGTCGTGATGCCCGTTCCCGACTCCGGGCGTTCGTTCGCCTCCGGCTACGCCGAGGCGGCGGACGAGACGACCGCCGACGGCGAGCCGCGTCCGGAGGGAGACCAGGGCGTCGAGTTCGCCGAGGGCCTGATGAAAAACCGCTACGTCGGCCGCACGTTCATCATGCCGACTCAGGACGAACGCGAACGCGCGGTTCGGCTGAAGCTCAACCCGATCAAGTCGACGGTGGAGGGCAAGACCGTCACGATCATCGACGACTCGATCGTTCGCGGAACGACCTCGATCCAGCTCGTGGACCTGCTCAAAGACTGTGGCGCCGAGGAGGTCCACCTGCGCATCGGCGCGCCGCCGATCGTCGCCCCCTGCTACATGGGCATCGACATGGCCACCCGCGAGGAACTGATCGCCGCCGGAAAAACGGTCGAAGAGATCCGCGAGGTCGTCGACGCCGACAGCCTCGCGTACCTCTCGATCGACGCCGTCGCCGACGCCCTCGAGGCAGAACGGCTCGACCTCTGTCTTGGCTGTGTCACCGGCGAGTACCCCTACGACATCGAGGGGGAGGCGAGCGACCGCGACGTCACCCGCCCGGAGATCGACGGGCCTGTGCCGAGCGCGGACGACTGA
- a CDS encoding 50S ribosomal protein L37e, with protein MTGAGTPSQGKKNKTVHVKCRRCGEKSYHVKKKVCASCGFGKSAKRREYAWQSKAGDN; from the coding sequence ATGACTGGCGCAGGAACCCCAAGCCAAGGAAAGAAGAACAAGACGGTTCACGTCAAGTGCCGTCGCTGCGGTGAGAAGTCTTACCACGTGAAGAAGAAAGTCTGTGCGTCGTGTGGCTTCGGCAAATCCGCCAAGCGGCGTGAGTACGCCTGGCAGTCGAAAGCCGGCGACAACTGA
- a CDS encoding AAA domain-containing protein gives MNVRGTVAGDVAVKTVTTSYGESELAEVPVRLERDPETGEPIAGDDATAPTTVTCWGKWVESAQLLEPGMELSVTEAETDEYRGEVRYSTTSDSYVVVEPGFLVNVTAIRSWVECPRLYYLNKLSGVPLNYPVVKGTLVHEVFGDLLRGRALEEAIEERIDERGLELGLLGESPDSVAEEVRQNAAAIEGWLEQGRLTDEDDWRSEQLLISETFGIRGRADAIRRGAPVELKTGKNLRKEPRFKDKIQAACYALLLEENGDPVDTGTLLYTKNSALDRNEETGDLTPAKDFSMGNGLLKYVVRVRNELAAMEARGAVPTGNEGNAKCEYCFERDTCMVVSGRLDQESKAGQIGQPLPEEELEHFERFYRAIEEERAEVHREYAKLWEQTAEERADDDRALIDLEFLEKRPLEGGRWELRARKEGAATSKLREGDLVLASDGHPVRGNSELARIEVLDEEVVLTADEPVEVTRLDVYPSELTTDRLLVALHDALLKGEGRRKDVLFGRVEPEFEDLDETFIDNNDAQNEAVRMAVGARDLALIHGPPGTGKTYTIARAVRAMVERGERVLLSAFTNRAVDNLLEALLEQGFSDFVRVGTESGVRRDIQPYRLERSGDPEERLEELQDAQVVAATTATCGSRVMKEQVFDVALVDEAAQLTEPGTYAAINLASRFVLVGDHQQLPPVVRAENELSTSLFERLVDVHPEAGVMLDRQYRMNQRIQAFASSAFYDGELRPATPAVASRTLDDLEGVSRDALPEHLRDPVSFVDVPGDDERYTDTEEAKTIAELIETYEAAGLDPSNVGVIAPFRAQVSEISRHVPNSVAVDTVDRFQGSSEEVIVVSFVASGELEGPIFEDHRRINVALTRPKRALVLVGDAAALEGDSVYRELLEWAQA, from the coding sequence GTGAACGTACGCGGAACCGTCGCGGGTGACGTCGCGGTGAAAACGGTCACGACGAGCTACGGCGAGAGCGAGCTCGCCGAGGTGCCGGTCCGACTCGAGCGCGACCCCGAGACGGGCGAGCCGATCGCGGGCGACGACGCCACCGCGCCGACGACGGTGACCTGCTGGGGAAAGTGGGTCGAGTCCGCACAGCTCCTCGAGCCGGGGATGGAGCTTTCGGTCACCGAGGCCGAGACCGACGAGTATCGCGGCGAGGTGCGGTACTCGACGACGAGTGACTCATACGTCGTCGTCGAACCCGGATTTTTAGTGAACGTCACCGCGATCCGGAGCTGGGTGGAGTGTCCCCGCCTCTACTACCTGAACAAGCTCTCCGGGGTCCCACTGAACTACCCCGTCGTGAAAGGGACGCTCGTCCACGAGGTCTTCGGCGACCTGCTCCGGGGCCGCGCGCTCGAGGAGGCGATCGAGGAACGGATCGACGAGCGCGGGCTCGAGCTCGGGCTGCTCGGGGAGTCCCCCGACTCGGTCGCAGAAGAGGTCCGGCAGAACGCGGCGGCGATCGAGGGCTGGCTCGAGCAGGGTCGACTGACCGACGAGGACGACTGGCGCTCCGAGCAGCTGTTGATCAGCGAGACGTTCGGCATCCGTGGACGAGCCGACGCCATCCGGCGAGGGGCGCCGGTGGAGCTGAAGACGGGGAAGAACCTGCGGAAAGAGCCTCGCTTCAAGGACAAGATCCAGGCCGCCTGTTACGCGCTGTTGCTCGAGGAGAACGGCGACCCCGTCGACACCGGGACGTTGCTCTATACGAAGAACTCCGCACTCGACCGCAACGAGGAGACGGGTGATCTGACGCCCGCGAAGGACTTCTCGATGGGCAACGGGCTGTTGAAGTACGTCGTCCGGGTGCGAAACGAGCTCGCCGCGATGGAAGCTCGCGGCGCGGTGCCGACGGGCAACGAGGGGAACGCCAAGTGCGAGTACTGCTTCGAGCGGGACACCTGCATGGTGGTCTCGGGGCGGCTCGACCAGGAGTCGAAAGCCGGCCAGATCGGCCAGCCCCTGCCCGAGGAGGAACTCGAACACTTCGAGCGCTTTTACCGGGCCATCGAGGAAGAGCGCGCGGAGGTCCACCGGGAGTACGCCAAGCTGTGGGAGCAGACGGCCGAGGAACGGGCCGACGACGACCGGGCGCTGATCGACCTCGAGTTCCTCGAGAAGCGCCCCCTCGAGGGCGGGCGCTGGGAGCTGCGAGCCCGGAAGGAGGGGGCCGCGACCTCGAAGCTCCGGGAGGGCGACCTGGTGCTGGCGAGTGATGGCCACCCGGTTCGCGGGAACTCGGAGCTGGCGCGGATCGAGGTACTGGACGAGGAAGTCGTGCTGACGGCCGACGAGCCGGTGGAGGTGACGCGACTCGACGTCTACCCCTCCGAGCTCACGACCGACCGCCTGCTCGTGGCGCTCCACGACGCGCTGCTCAAGGGCGAGGGGCGCCGCAAGGACGTCCTGTTCGGTCGCGTCGAACCCGAGTTCGAGGACCTCGACGAGACGTTCATCGACAACAACGACGCCCAGAACGAGGCCGTGCGGATGGCCGTCGGGGCGCGAGACCTCGCGCTGATCCACGGACCGCCCGGCACCGGAAAGACGTACACCATCGCCCGGGCCGTCCGTGCGATGGTCGAGCGCGGCGAACGCGTCCTCCTCTCGGCGTTCACGAACCGGGCCGTCGACAACCTCCTCGAGGCGCTGCTCGAGCAGGGCTTTTCAGACTTCGTCCGGGTCGGCACCGAGAGCGGCGTTCGCCGGGACATCCAGCCGTACCGCCTCGAGCGATCGGGCGACCCCGAAGAACGCCTCGAGGAGCTGCAGGATGCGCAGGTCGTCGCGGCGACGACGGCCACCTGCGGCTCACGCGTGATGAAAGAACAGGTATTCGACGTCGCGCTCGTCGACGAGGCGGCCCAGCTCACCGAGCCCGGCACGTACGCGGCGATCAACCTCGCCTCCCGGTTCGTCCTCGTCGGCGACCACCAGCAGCTTCCGCCGGTCGTCCGGGCCGAAAACGAGCTTTCGACCTCCCTGTTCGAGCGACTCGTCGACGTACACCCCGAGGCGGGCGTGATGCTCGACCGCCAGTACCGGATGAACCAGCGCATCCAGGCCTTCGCCTCGAGTGCGTTCTACGACGGCGAGCTCCGGCCGGCGACGCCTGCGGTGGCGAGCCGGACGCTCGACGACCTCGAGGGCGTCTCCCGCGACGCCCTGCCCGAGCACCTTCGAGACCCCGTCTCGTTCGTCGACGTGCCGGGCGACGACGAACGCTACACTGACACCGAGGAGGCGAAGACGATCGCCGAACTGATCGAGACCTACGAAGCAGCCGGGCTCGATCCCTCGAACGTCGGCGTCATCGCCCCGTTCCGCGCCCAGGTCTCGGAGATCTCACGGCACGTCCCCAATTCGGTAGCCGTCGACACGGTCGACCGGTTCCAGGGCTCGAGCGAGGAGGTGATCGTCGTCTCGTTCGTCGCCAGCGGCGAACTCGAGGGCCCCATCTTCGAGGATCACCGGCGGATCAACGTCGCGCTCACGCGACCGAAGCGGGCGCTCGTGCTCGTCGGCGACGCGGCGGCGCTCGAGGGCGATTCCGTCTATCGGGAGCTGCTCGAGTGGGCGCAGGCCTGA
- a CDS encoding DUF6498-containing protein yields the protein MSNSLLVVYWLESGVVGAAYVAKIHRAEGEDDPEEIPSWELNGRSADSFVGTSNGRIATFFLGHYGVFWAFHGLFVLYGFPSEFPELESASLRVVAVATVSLASYHVVSYWLNYLGQREYERNGPVTLMVEPYSRVFVLHVTIVLGAIPIQLFGAPVGALVVMVLAKTYFDLEAHRREHERAQRRSLPSSSPG from the coding sequence ATGTCAAACTCGTTGCTCGTCGTCTACTGGCTGGAAAGCGGCGTCGTCGGGGCGGCGTACGTGGCGAAGATCCACCGCGCCGAGGGCGAGGACGACCCCGAGGAGATTCCCTCGTGGGAACTGAACGGCAGGTCCGCCGACTCGTTCGTGGGGACCTCGAACGGCCGAATCGCCACGTTCTTTCTCGGCCACTACGGCGTGTTCTGGGCCTTCCACGGGTTGTTCGTCCTCTACGGCTTTCCCTCCGAGTTTCCCGAACTGGAGTCTGCGAGCCTGCGCGTCGTCGCCGTCGCCACCGTTAGCCTCGCCAGCTACCACGTCGTCTCCTACTGGCTGAACTACCTCGGGCAACGGGAGTACGAACGCAACGGGCCGGTGACGCTCATGGTCGAGCCGTACTCGCGGGTGTTCGTCCTCCACGTGACGATCGTCCTCGGCGCGATCCCCATCCAGCTGTTCGGCGCCCCCGTCGGCGCGCTCGTCGTGATGGTGCTCGCGAAGACGTACTTCGACCTCGAGGCCCACCGGCGGGAACACGAGCGCGCGCAGCGACGGTCGCTCCCGTCCTCCTCGCCGGGATAG
- a CDS encoding nuclear transport factor 2 family protein: MNAEAVITAYYDALRRGDPIHPYFLEDDSTVKIGVRGASYGYENVADSLREQSRTTEDWTVESHRLTVEEADDHARFADEVTLAWTDLEAETRHRFETRWTGTLVRQNGEWRFATMHVSAPHELR; this comes from the coding sequence ATGAATGCCGAGGCCGTCATCACCGCGTACTACGACGCGCTGCGCCGAGGCGACCCCATCCACCCGTACTTCCTCGAGGACGACTCGACCGTCAAAATCGGCGTTCGGGGGGCGAGCTACGGCTACGAAAACGTCGCCGACTCGCTGCGCGAACAGAGCCGAACGACCGAGGACTGGACCGTCGAGAGCCACCGACTCACCGTCGAGGAAGCCGACGACCACGCACGCTTCGCCGACGAGGTCACCCTCGCGTGGACCGACCTCGAGGCCGAGACGCGCCATCGCTTCGAGACGCGCTGGACGGGGACGCTCGTCCGCCAGAACGGGGAGTGGCGGTTCGCCACGATGCACGTCAGCGCGCCACACGAGTTGCGATGA
- a CDS encoding MaoC family dehydratase, translated as MSDDASTDGADRRLVAGWHGRYYEDFAVGDVYKHPYGRTVTETDNVWFTNVTMNANPMHFNEPYAAETEFGERLVDGTFVIALAVGMSVVDVSVNATANLGYDKVRHHAPVYHGDTIFVESEVLEKRESGSREHVGIVTTELRAYNQDDELVLSLKRTPMVLKREYAAPSAAQPPGWPEEIGTQPEDLE; from the coding sequence ATGAGCGACGACGCATCCACCGATGGGGCCGACCGACGGCTCGTCGCGGGCTGGCACGGCCGCTACTACGAGGACTTCGCCGTCGGCGACGTCTACAAGCATCCGTACGGCCGGACGGTCACCGAGACCGACAACGTCTGGTTCACCAACGTGACGATGAACGCCAACCCGATGCACTTCAACGAGCCCTACGCCGCGGAGACGGAGTTCGGCGAACGGCTCGTCGACGGGACGTTCGTCATCGCCCTCGCCGTCGGGATGAGCGTCGTCGACGTCTCGGTGAACGCCACCGCCAACCTCGGTTACGACAAGGTTCGCCACCACGCGCCGGTCTACCACGGCGACACCATCTTCGTCGAGAGCGAGGTGCTCGAGAAACGCGAGAGCGGCTCCCGCGAGCACGTCGGCATCGTCACCACCGAACTCCGGGCGTACAACCAGGACGACGAACTCGTCCTCTCGCTGAAACGGACGCCGATGGTGCTCAAACGCGAGTACGCGGCGCCCTCGGCGGCACAGCCCCCGGGCTGGCCCGAGGAGATCGGTACCCAGCCCGAAGACCTCGAGTGA
- a CDS encoding LSM domain-containing protein, whose protein sequence is MSGRPLDVLEASLEERVTVRLKSGEEYVGELAGYDQHMNLVLEDVGLPTEGGDDEPIEDTTIIRGDNVVSITP, encoded by the coding sequence ATGAGCGGACGACCGCTGGACGTCCTCGAGGCGTCACTCGAAGAACGCGTCACCGTGCGACTGAAAAGCGGCGAGGAGTACGTCGGCGAGCTGGCGGGCTACGACCAGCACATGAACCTCGTGCTCGAAGACGTCGGGCTCCCAACGGAAGGGGGAGACGACGAGCCGATCGAAGACACAACGATTATACGCGGCGATAACGTCGTTTCGATCACTCCATGA
- a CDS encoding zinc-dependent metalloprotease, which translates to MSLYRSARAVAGASGDHVVDWHAAADAAKSVTDPGPISLEPDERAGYARDVRDARTEVRKAAGLSFDVPEVVEIQNRHHWIDANIETFARVMAPLESHAGPFPGIARTINTGTMTVLLAFLGRNVLGQYDPLLLAEAPDDDHALYFVRPNIVNVADALDVDYERFRRWIAFHEVTHAAEFGAAPWLSTHLEERMREGIDALAEGSFDKEAFRELDATMTVVEGYAELLMDHAFDDEYADLRRKLDARRQSRNPLQQLFRRLLGLGLKQRQYERGKAFFEGVADARGLEAAGAVWERPENLPTNEEIDAPERWLRRVDA; encoded by the coding sequence GTGAGTCTCTATCGCAGTGCCCGGGCCGTCGCCGGGGCGTCCGGCGACCACGTCGTCGACTGGCACGCCGCCGCCGACGCCGCCAAGTCGGTGACGGATCCGGGTCCGATCTCGCTCGAGCCCGACGAGCGCGCGGGGTACGCCCGCGACGTCCGTGACGCCCGGACCGAAGTCCGGAAAGCCGCGGGACTCTCTTTCGACGTTCCAGAGGTCGTCGAGATCCAGAACCGCCATCACTGGATCGACGCCAACATCGAGACCTTCGCCCGAGTGATGGCTCCGCTCGAGTCCCACGCGGGGCCGTTCCCGGGAATCGCACGAACGATCAACACCGGGACGATGACCGTCCTGCTTGCCTTTCTCGGACGGAACGTCTTGGGGCAGTACGACCCGCTCTTGCTCGCCGAAGCGCCCGACGACGACCACGCGCTCTACTTCGTTCGCCCGAATATCGTGAACGTCGCGGACGCCCTCGACGTCGACTACGAGCGGTTCAGGCGGTGGATCGCCTTCCACGAGGTGACCCACGCCGCCGAGTTCGGCGCGGCGCCGTGGCTGTCGACCCACCTCGAGGAACGGATGCGCGAGGGGATCGACGCCCTGGCGGAGGGCTCGTTCGACAAAGAGGCGTTCCGCGAGCTCGACGCGACGATGACCGTCGTCGAGGGCTACGCCGAGCTCCTGATGGATCACGCCTTCGACGACGAGTACGCGGACCTCCGCCGGAAGCTCGACGCCCGCCGGCAGAGTCGGAACCCCCTCCAGCAGCTGTTCCGGCGGCTGCTCGGACTCGGGCTCAAACAGCGTCAGTACGAGCGCGGCAAGGCGTTCTTCGAGGGCGTCGCCGACGCTCGCGGTCTCGAGGCTGCGGGCGCCGTCTGGGAGCGTCCCGAGAACCTGCCGACGAACGAGGAGATCGACGCGCCCGAGCGTTGGCTCCGCCGCGTCGACGCCTGA
- a CDS encoding SPW repeat domain-containing protein, with protein sequence MSDANGSDDTDATAGTDTRTGTGTRVDEGPDPRPGSTQVADEERRRNTALVSGVTAIIGAWVALSVLLYEVTQASLWNNVLVGAVVFLAAGYNFYRLNNDIPLSVGVATLVALLGIWLILAAALFEMIGMLFWSTAVSGLLIAALAGYNAYEAREARTVTAEGEPETS encoded by the coding sequence ATGAGCGACGCGAACGGGTCCGACGACACCGACGCGACGGCCGGGACGGACACGCGAACCGGGACGGGGACCAGGGTCGACGAGGGGCCTGACCCTCGACCCGGGTCGACGCAGGTGGCGGACGAGGAGCGACGACGGAACACGGCACTCGTCAGTGGCGTCACGGCGATCATCGGTGCGTGGGTCGCCCTTTCGGTGTTGCTCTACGAGGTCACGCAGGCCAGCCTCTGGAACAACGTCCTCGTCGGCGCCGTCGTCTTCCTCGCGGCCGGCTACAACTTCTACCGGCTGAACAACGACATCCCGCTGAGCGTCGGCGTCGCGACGCTGGTAGCATTGCTCGGCATCTGGCTGATCCTCGCCGCCGCGCTGTTCGAGATGATCGGCATGCTCTTCTGGAGTACGGCCGTCTCTGGGCTGCTCATCGCAGCTCTCGCGGGCTACAACGCTTACGAGGCCCGGGAAGCGCGAACGGTCACGGCCGAGGGCGAACCCGAGACGTCCTGA
- a CDS encoding methyltransferase family protein: MASPSTLAKSALFTALVPGTVAVAIPQLLRAWRPHPRLPVDSRVARLLGGASLLSGTLLYFHTTVQFATEGDGTPSPTDEPEELVTGGLYAHVRNPMYVGVLLIVLGQALLHRSVAVCWWAVGCWIGFHNRVVEFEEPHLAEKHGESYERYCERVPRWVPRLRPPQR, encoded by the coding sequence ATGGCCTCGCCGTCCACGCTCGCGAAGTCGGCGCTGTTCACCGCGCTCGTGCCGGGAACGGTCGCGGTCGCGATCCCCCAGCTGCTGAGAGCCTGGCGGCCCCATCCACGGCTCCCGGTCGACTCGAGGGTGGCCCGGCTCCTCGGCGGTGCGTCCCTCCTCTCGGGAACCCTGCTCTACTTTCACACCACGGTGCAGTTCGCGACGGAAGGGGACGGGACGCCCTCGCCGACCGACGAACCCGAAGAACTCGTGACCGGCGGGCTCTACGCCCACGTGCGAAACCCGATGTACGTCGGCGTGCTGTTGATCGTGCTCGGACAGGCGCTGCTCCACCGGTCGGTCGCCGTCTGCTGGTGGGCCGTCGGCTGCTGGATCGGCTTTCACAACCGGGTCGTCGAGTTCGAGGAGCCACACCTGGCCGAGAAACACGGCGAGTCCTACGAACGGTACTGCGAACGCGTTCCCCGGTGGGTGCCACGGCTGCGCCCGCCGCAGCGATGA